The Acropora palmata chromosome 10, jaAcrPala1.3, whole genome shotgun sequence genome contains a region encoding:
- the LOC141894850 gene encoding uncharacterized protein LOC141894850, with amino-acid sequence MGPAKQDRGNILLFAPNLIGYVRLILLFASWIFLTNPVLFLAFYSASVILDGIDGIVAHQLNQTSAFGAWLDVVCDNLSRGMLWTSLYKWGYFISALEWLVFACTHTLGENWKSVKASPPSWVQKVMANGFKTPAGVFAICGLHVLPIWLYGLRTGLWLPFMTHHSQLGVAGVLVTGRALCMSVEVWFIKSHILDLLAEQEWRKTSTPLEQITASTS; translated from the exons ATGGGACCGGCGAAACAGGATAGAGgaaatattcttttatttgCGCCAAATTTGATAG GTTATGTTCGTCTGATCCTTTTATTTGCATCTTGGATCTTCCTCACCAATCCTGTCTTATTCCTCGCTTTTTACTCAGCTTCTGTGATACTAGATG gTATTGATGGAATTGTTGCACATCAGCTGAATCAAACCTCTGCATTTGGAGCTTGG ttagATGTTGTCTGTGACAATCTCAGTAGGGGAATGCTATGGACATCACTTTACAAG TGGGGCTACTTCATCAGTGCATTGGAGTGGCTGGTATTTGCGTGTACTCATACTCTaggggaaaactggaaaagtgtgaaGGCCAGTCCACCTTCTTGGGTTCAAAAAGTAATGGCCAATG gATTTAAAACTCCAGCAGGTGTGTTTGCCATTTGTGGACTGCATGTTCTTCCCATTTGGTTATATGGTTTGAGGACTGGTCTGTGGTTACCTTTCATGACACACCATTCTCAATTGGGAGTTGCAGGTGTATTAGTGACTGGTCGAGCACTCTGTATGTCTGTTGAA GTGTGGTTTATTAAGAGTCACATTCTAGACTTACTAGCTGAGCAAGAATGGAGAAAAACATCAACACCTCTTGAACAGATAACAGCATCAACTTCCTAG
- the LOC141894831 gene encoding uncharacterized protein LOC141894831: MILRRALQTFAATDLLWSTVLGKKPSLESPRMLTVRFASVSVCRCGCGGVTFGNCGSQKYQRPVPEVVLATQMSYKWYSTKSSDRLELPGKQSAVLESPGFRKDAIRFCNQVGVNFTDKKHLFAPFVHESYLLANNGKLSGSFESNEKLAFLGAQEIRKCITEHLYHNFPELTARDIWDIQTGLLENHVLAKARSWNLKQIILYSRQPLDLMLRQAVLALVGAIYTFESPEKADAFVKSHLIPELTMSEIKELKKLQHPKFILQSITDKLGHLFLQTRLDYVKKSKSNLHMDNPFVYSVSVLCGEERKVLAQEVSHSLTLAEKKACQKALVTCYEDEFHNFHLKIDDDNFALETNIDLGLIASEQRIIELDKGSESFGFHIKGGEKKKKATEQWLVFHCTTPIFISYIVPGGVADRHGGLSVGDRILAVNDQSLEGLNHERAVRLFKSVFGCVTLTVSHCREALVTDQVEMKYKEMRRKKRMAELASDIWSDWHQAQANRNPSQYRDILKYNDINKANKSPF, translated from the exons ATGATTTTGAGGCGTGCGCTTCAGACTTTCGCTGCAACCGATCTCCTTTGGAGTACggttttaggaaaaaaacctTCACTCGAGTCTCCGCGGATGTTGACAGTGCGCTTTGCCTCTGTATCGGTGTGCAGATGTGGATGCGGGGGTGTTACCTTCGGGAATTGTGGCTCTCAGAAATACCAGAGACCTGTTCCTGAAGTTGTTTTAGCAACTCAAATGTCTTACAAGTGGTATTCTACTAAAAGCAGTGATCGCTTG GAACTCCCTGGCAAGCAGTCTGCTGTTTTAGAAAGTCCAG GGTTCAGAAAGGACGCCATCAGATTTTGTAATCAAGTGGGTGTGAATTTCACTGACAAGAAACATCTTTTTGCTCCATTTGTCCATGAGTCATACCTCTTAGCAAATAATGGCAAACTATCTGGATCTTTTGAAAGTAATGAAAAATTAGCATTTCTTG GTGCTCAAGAAATACGGAAATGCATTACTGAGCATCTTTACCATAATTTCCCGGAATTGACAGCAAGAGATATTTG ggaCATTCAGACAGGTTTGTTGGAAAATCACGTACTAGCAAAAGCCCGTAGCTGGAATTTAAAGCAAATAATTCTTTATTCG AGGCAGCCTCTGGATCTCATGTTGCGCCAAGCTGTACTTGCTCTTGTTGGAGCAATTTATACTTTTGAG AGCCCAGAGAAAGCTGATGCATTTGTGAAGTCACACCTTATACCTGAATTGACAATGTCAGAGATTAAAGAGCTCAAGAAGTTACAGCATCCAAAATTTATCCTGCAGTCAATAACAGATAAACTAGGACACTTATTTTTGCAGACAAG acTTGATTATGTGAAAAAGAGCAAGTCAAACCTTCATATGGATAACCCATTTGTCTATTCTGTGAGTGTTTTATGtggagaagaaagaaaagtcttAGCTCAag AGGTTTCTCACAGTTTAACCTTGGCAGaaaaaaag gcATGTCAGAAGGCCCTTGTCACTTGTTATGAAGATGAATTCCACAACTTTCATCTgaaaattgatgatgataactTTGCACTGGAGACAAATATTGATCTTGGTTTGATAGCATCTGAACAGAGAATAATAGAGCTGGACAAG GGCAGTGAaagttttggttttcacaTCAAGGGaggagagaaaaagaaaaaggcaacTGAACAATGGCTGGTTTTTCATTGCACCACACCAATCTTCATTTCTTACATTGTACCAGGGGGGGTTGCAGACAG acATGGAGGACTGTCTGTTGGTGACAGGATTCTTGCCGTGAATGATCAA AGTTTGGAAGGACTAAATCATGAGAGAGCAGTAAGGCTCTTCAAATCCGTTTTTG GTTGTGTCACCTTAACAGTTTCACATTGTAGAGAAG CCTTGGTTACTGATCAAGTGGAGATGAAGTACAAAGAAATGCGGCGTAAGAAACGCATGGCAGAACTAGCATCTGATATTTGGTCAGACTGGCATCAAGCTCAGGCAAACCGCAATCCTTCACAATACCGGGATATTCTCAAATATAATGATATTAACAAGGCTAACAAATCACCATTctag
- the LOC141894835 gene encoding phosphatidylserine decarboxylase proenzyme, mitochondrial-like isoform X1: MIFLAEDQLVLDVQLHLQVHKAADATGREWLWFLLNIHTLFSVLVIVVIAKLDLLRFWSIKSAEIRIQVGTKQGVRRLGTAVRSYLGTLRWFSIPASVGFAYVCYQQFWHIKEREERKLKSGELEQPSQWQVALLKKLPTRACSRAWGKFCDLDLPLWLRKPIIGTFSWYFACNIGEAVEEEIINYPSVGAFFRRQLKPGARTICQTSSIVSPADGNILHFGVIENEMIEQVKGITYSMQTFLGPNQQAASALKKLDSSNNKRLYHCVIYLGPGDYHSFHSPSEWDVKLRRHFPGDLFSVHPGIARIITGLFNHNERVVLSGTWKHGFFSFTAVGAYNVGSIKLKFDKDLKTNRAESYIPGSFDELDYVNNNGKKVSLTRGERMGAFHLGSTIVLVFEAPRDFKFHVQPGQKINYGQPVGSSRQTSDLLVTK, encoded by the exons ATGATTTTTCTGGCAGAAGATCAGCTTGTCTTGGATGTACAACTGCACTTACAAGTTCACAAGGCGGCAGACGCCACTGGGAGAGAATGGCTCTGGTTTCTTCTGAATATTCACACTCTATTCAGTGTATTAGTAATTGTTGTAATAGCAAAACTGGATCTTCTTCGATTTTGGAGTATCAAAAGTGCAGAGATCAGAATTCAAGTCGGCACAAAACAAG GTGTAAGAAGACTTGGTACTGCAGTAAGGAGTTACTTGGGAACTCTTCGCTGGTTTAGCATCCCAGCAAGTGTCGGTTTCGCTTATGTGTGTTACCAACAGTTCTGGCACATCAAGGAACGAGAGGAAAGAAAGCTAAAATCTGGAGAGTTAGAACAGCCTAGTCAATGGCAG GTTGCCCTATTAAAGAAACTGCCAACAAGAGCTTGTTCTCGAGCATGGGGGAAATTTTGCGACCTGGATTTGCCTTTATGGCTTCGTAAACCAATTATAGGGACATTCTCGTGGTATTTTGCCTGCAATATTGGTGAAGCAGTTGAAGAGGAAATCATCAATTATCCCAGCGTTGGTGCTTTTTTCAGACGACAGCTCAAGCCTGGTGCAAGAACTATCTGTCAAACCAGTTCTATT GTCAGTCCAGCAGATGGGAATATACTTCACTTTGGTGTgatagaaaatgaaatgatagaGCAAGTAAAGGGAATCACATATTCAATGCAAACATTTCTTGGACCTAATCAACAAGCTGCCTCTGCACTAAAGAAATTAGATTCCAGTAACAATAAGAGACTGTATCACTGTGTTATTTACTTGGGACCAGGAGACTACCACTCATTCCACTCTCCAAGTGAATGGGATGTAAAATTAAGAAGACATTTCCCAG GTGACCTCTTTTCTGTTCATCCAGGAATTGCTAGAATTATAACTGGTTTGTTTAACCACAATGAACGTGTTGTTTTAAGTGGCACATGGAAGCATGGATTTTTTAGTTTTACCGCTGTTGGAGCTTACAATGTGGGATCTATCAAGCTAAAGTTTGACAAG GATTTGAAAACCAACCGTGCTGAGAGTTATATCCCAGGGTCATTTGATGAGTTGGATTATGTGAACAACAATGGCAAAAAAGTGTCCCTCACTCGTGGAGAGAGGATGGGAGCTTTTCACCTTGGTTCAACAATCGTCTTAGTATTTGAAGCACCAAGAGACTTCAAATTTCATGTCCAACCaggacaaaaaattaattatggaCAACCAGTTGGCTCATCCAGACAAACTTCCGATTTGTTagttacaaaataa
- the LOC141894835 gene encoding phosphatidylserine decarboxylase proenzyme, mitochondrial-like isoform X3 has product MRCILRGSATIPNNLYSCPSFITSVKARFIADRLPTLRCKCSFFGTNLMLSRNYHSYEGVRRLGTAVRSYLGTLRWFSIPASVGFAYVCYQQFWHIKEREERKLKSGELEQPSQWQVALLKKLPTRACSRAWGKFCDLDLPLWLRKPIIGTFSWYFACNIGEAVEEEIINYPSVGAFFRRQLKPGARTICQTSSIVSPADGNILHFGVIENEMIEQVKGITYSMQTFLGPNQQAASALKKLDSSNNKRLYHCVIYLGPGDYHSFHSPSEWDVKLRRHFPGDLFSVHPGIARIITGLFNHNERVVLSGTWKHGFFSFTAVGAYNVGSIKLKFDKDLKTNRAESYIPGSFDELDYVNNNGKKVSLTRGERMGAFHLGSTIVLVFEAPRDFKFHVQPGQKINYGQPVGSSRQTSDLLVTK; this is encoded by the exons atgcgTTGTATTTTACGTGGATCAGCCACAATTCCCAACAATTTGTACTCGTGCCCCTCCTTTATCACGAGCGTGAAAGCACGCTTCATTGCAGATCGCTTGCCTACTCTTCGCTGTAAATGTTCGTTTTTTGGGACCAATCTTATGCTTTCGCGAAACTATCATTCCTACGAAG GTGTAAGAAGACTTGGTACTGCAGTAAGGAGTTACTTGGGAACTCTTCGCTGGTTTAGCATCCCAGCAAGTGTCGGTTTCGCTTATGTGTGTTACCAACAGTTCTGGCACATCAAGGAACGAGAGGAAAGAAAGCTAAAATCTGGAGAGTTAGAACAGCCTAGTCAATGGCAG GTTGCCCTATTAAAGAAACTGCCAACAAGAGCTTGTTCTCGAGCATGGGGGAAATTTTGCGACCTGGATTTGCCTTTATGGCTTCGTAAACCAATTATAGGGACATTCTCGTGGTATTTTGCCTGCAATATTGGTGAAGCAGTTGAAGAGGAAATCATCAATTATCCCAGCGTTGGTGCTTTTTTCAGACGACAGCTCAAGCCTGGTGCAAGAACTATCTGTCAAACCAGTTCTATT GTCAGTCCAGCAGATGGGAATATACTTCACTTTGGTGTgatagaaaatgaaatgatagaGCAAGTAAAGGGAATCACATATTCAATGCAAACATTTCTTGGACCTAATCAACAAGCTGCCTCTGCACTAAAGAAATTAGATTCCAGTAACAATAAGAGACTGTATCACTGTGTTATTTACTTGGGACCAGGAGACTACCACTCATTCCACTCTCCAAGTGAATGGGATGTAAAATTAAGAAGACATTTCCCAG GTGACCTCTTTTCTGTTCATCCAGGAATTGCTAGAATTATAACTGGTTTGTTTAACCACAATGAACGTGTTGTTTTAAGTGGCACATGGAAGCATGGATTTTTTAGTTTTACCGCTGTTGGAGCTTACAATGTGGGATCTATCAAGCTAAAGTTTGACAAG GATTTGAAAACCAACCGTGCTGAGAGTTATATCCCAGGGTCATTTGATGAGTTGGATTATGTGAACAACAATGGCAAAAAAGTGTCCCTCACTCGTGGAGAGAGGATGGGAGCTTTTCACCTTGGTTCAACAATCGTCTTAGTATTTGAAGCACCAAGAGACTTCAAATTTCATGTCCAACCaggacaaaaaattaattatggaCAACCAGTTGGCTCATCCAGACAAACTTCCGATTTGTTagttacaaaataa
- the LOC141894835 gene encoding phosphatidylserine decarboxylase proenzyme, mitochondrial-like isoform X2, with amino-acid sequence MQLHTEDAISFAGYRHLDIRHDSAWIMSCVLYAHSAICLFTIMAFASYGLVWPVKETDTMLHKTTRKGVRRLGTAVRSYLGTLRWFSIPASVGFAYVCYQQFWHIKEREERKLKSGELEQPSQWQVALLKKLPTRACSRAWGKFCDLDLPLWLRKPIIGTFSWYFACNIGEAVEEEIINYPSVGAFFRRQLKPGARTICQTSSIVSPADGNILHFGVIENEMIEQVKGITYSMQTFLGPNQQAASALKKLDSSNNKRLYHCVIYLGPGDYHSFHSPSEWDVKLRRHFPGDLFSVHPGIARIITGLFNHNERVVLSGTWKHGFFSFTAVGAYNVGSIKLKFDKDLKTNRAESYIPGSFDELDYVNNNGKKVSLTRGERMGAFHLGSTIVLVFEAPRDFKFHVQPGQKINYGQPVGSSRQTSDLLVTK; translated from the exons atgcaATTGCACACTGAAGACGCGATTTCTTTCGCTGGTTATCGACACCTTGATATAAGACATGACTCCGCTTGGATCATGTCTTGCGTTCTTTATGCCCATTCGGCAATTTGTCTCTTCACTATTATGGCCTTTGCAAGCTACGGCCTTGTTTGGCCGGTAAAAGAAACAGACACAATGCTACACAAGACTACGAGGAAAG GTGTAAGAAGACTTGGTACTGCAGTAAGGAGTTACTTGGGAACTCTTCGCTGGTTTAGCATCCCAGCAAGTGTCGGTTTCGCTTATGTGTGTTACCAACAGTTCTGGCACATCAAGGAACGAGAGGAAAGAAAGCTAAAATCTGGAGAGTTAGAACAGCCTAGTCAATGGCAG GTTGCCCTATTAAAGAAACTGCCAACAAGAGCTTGTTCTCGAGCATGGGGGAAATTTTGCGACCTGGATTTGCCTTTATGGCTTCGTAAACCAATTATAGGGACATTCTCGTGGTATTTTGCCTGCAATATTGGTGAAGCAGTTGAAGAGGAAATCATCAATTATCCCAGCGTTGGTGCTTTTTTCAGACGACAGCTCAAGCCTGGTGCAAGAACTATCTGTCAAACCAGTTCTATT GTCAGTCCAGCAGATGGGAATATACTTCACTTTGGTGTgatagaaaatgaaatgatagaGCAAGTAAAGGGAATCACATATTCAATGCAAACATTTCTTGGACCTAATCAACAAGCTGCCTCTGCACTAAAGAAATTAGATTCCAGTAACAATAAGAGACTGTATCACTGTGTTATTTACTTGGGACCAGGAGACTACCACTCATTCCACTCTCCAAGTGAATGGGATGTAAAATTAAGAAGACATTTCCCAG GTGACCTCTTTTCTGTTCATCCAGGAATTGCTAGAATTATAACTGGTTTGTTTAACCACAATGAACGTGTTGTTTTAAGTGGCACATGGAAGCATGGATTTTTTAGTTTTACCGCTGTTGGAGCTTACAATGTGGGATCTATCAAGCTAAAGTTTGACAAG GATTTGAAAACCAACCGTGCTGAGAGTTATATCCCAGGGTCATTTGATGAGTTGGATTATGTGAACAACAATGGCAAAAAAGTGTCCCTCACTCGTGGAGAGAGGATGGGAGCTTTTCACCTTGGTTCAACAATCGTCTTAGTATTTGAAGCACCAAGAGACTTCAAATTTCATGTCCAACCaggacaaaaaattaattatggaCAACCAGTTGGCTCATCCAGACAAACTTCCGATTTGTTagttacaaaataa
- the LOC141894854 gene encoding uncharacterized protein LOC141894854: MAFHISRAFLMRLGSLNRTSKSLSRLYFSTDVIRKDRYIDRVKKFVFGEGAPPEKLEETSDSYYELTKTEEPSVYTMEMHEIVDKLESIVSETLPQSKKGGKWDQESVFDIVHKYEVLNRCYQEFGLLVPNYQLNQLSTIKDVIKFFTSAQPKDTRTFQSIDINNLPPNLNIGGKVPWKSISS; encoded by the exons ATGGCGTTCCATATTTCGCGAGCCTTTCTCATGAGACTGGGTAGCCTAAATAGAACCTCCAAGTCTTTATCAAGGCTTTACTTCAGTACTGACGTGATAAGAAAAGATCGTTACATCGACAGGGTGAAAAAATTCGTGTTTGGTGAAGGAGCACCGCCTGAAAAACTCGAGGAGACGTCAGACAG TTATTATGAGCTGACGAAGACTGAGGAGCCATCCGTATACACTATGGAGATGCACGAAATTGTCGACAAACTGGAGAGCATTGTCTCGGAAACTCTACCACAATCAAAAAAAGGTGGCAAATGGGACCAAGAATCTGTCTTTGATATTGTACACAAATATGAG GTACTTAACAGATGTTACCAGGAATTTGGTCTACTTGTCCCGAATTACCAGTTAAACCAATTAAGCACCATTAAGGATGTCATTAAATTCTTCACATCAGCCCAGCCTAAGGATACTAGAACATTTCAGTCAATTGATATAAACAATTTAccgccaaatttaaacattgGTGGCAAAGTGCCTTGGAAAAGTATTTCTTCATAG